A portion of the Streptomyces sp. NBC_00376 genome contains these proteins:
- a CDS encoding IclR family transcriptional regulator, with amino-acid sequence MADFDLDRRTPAGALQTVDRALLVLLAFERTRPDWGVTEVAEEFGWDTSVAQRLLATLAGRGFLVSDPVTRRYRIGPAVLRLGRLWERSGSLELLAGPVLEELRRVTGDTVLFCLPDSFHMRCVAAEEGEAGPLRYYPLVGELYPAHAGATSKSYYAYLPDEQRHRLFRGRPMARFTDRTVTDPDRLEEEFLKIRAQGYAWTVGEYDTGIATVAVPVFLGREPYGSLSLGGASELFRDAPDDRLDALRHAAQLLERRLTHPPQRPKPRTRRPRTA; translated from the coding sequence ATGGCGGACTTCGATCTGGACCGGCGCACCCCCGCCGGAGCCCTGCAAACCGTCGACCGGGCGCTTCTGGTGCTGCTCGCCTTCGAGCGGACCCGGCCCGACTGGGGGGTCACCGAGGTCGCCGAGGAGTTCGGCTGGGACACCTCGGTGGCCCAGCGGCTGCTCGCCACCCTCGCCGGGCGCGGCTTCCTGGTCTCCGACCCGGTCACCCGCCGCTACCGCATCGGCCCCGCCGTGCTGCGCCTGGGCAGGCTCTGGGAGCGCTCCGGATCGCTGGAGCTGCTGGCCGGGCCGGTCCTGGAGGAGCTGCGCCGGGTCACCGGCGACACCGTGCTCTTCTGCCTGCCGGACAGCTTCCACATGCGGTGCGTCGCCGCCGAGGAGGGGGAGGCCGGGCCGCTGCGGTACTACCCGCTGGTCGGCGAGCTCTACCCGGCGCACGCCGGGGCGACCAGCAAGTCGTACTACGCGTACCTCCCCGACGAGCAGCGCCACCGGCTCTTCCGGGGCCGCCCGATGGCCCGCTTCACCGACCGGACGGTCACCGACCCGGACCGGCTGGAGGAGGAGTTCCTCAAGATCCGCGCCCAGGGGTACGCGTGGACGGTCGGCGAGTACGACACCGGCATCGCGACCGTCGCCGTACCGGTCTTCCTGGGGCGCGAACCGTACGGCAGCCTCAGCCTCGGCGGCGCCTCGGAGCTCTTCCGGGACGCGCCGGACGACCGGCTCGACGCACTGCGCCACGCGGCCCAGCTGCTGGAGCGGCGGCTCACCCACCCTCCGCAGCGCCCGAAGCCCCGCACCCGTCGCCCCCGTACCGCCTGA
- the pepE gene encoding dipeptidase PepE codes for MNLLLLSNSTQHGRGYLEHAIDTVTGFLPAGARLAFVPYALADYTAYTARVREALEPHGITVRGVHENADPVAELAASDAVFIGGGNSFRLLSALYRTGLRDAVTEAVRNGLPYMGASAGTNMAAPTLRTTNDMPIVQPPSFETLGLVPFQINPHYLDPDPASTHKGETREERLTEFLEENDVPVLGLREGSWLRVDGRQARVQGARPARLFTRGAQPQELPAGSDVSHLLTTTPRFDAPVR; via the coding sequence ATGAATCTGCTGCTGCTCTCCAACTCCACCCAGCACGGCCGCGGTTATCTGGAACACGCCATCGACACCGTCACCGGCTTCCTGCCCGCAGGCGCCCGGCTGGCCTTCGTCCCCTACGCGCTCGCCGACTACACCGCCTACACCGCACGCGTCCGCGAGGCCCTCGAACCCCACGGCATCACCGTCCGCGGGGTCCACGAGAACGCCGACCCGGTCGCCGAACTCGCCGCGTCCGACGCCGTGTTCATCGGCGGCGGCAACTCCTTCCGGCTGCTGAGCGCCCTGTACCGGACCGGTCTGCGGGACGCCGTGACCGAGGCGGTACGCAACGGACTGCCGTACATGGGGGCCAGCGCCGGGACGAACATGGCAGCGCCCACCCTGCGCACCACCAACGACATGCCCATCGTGCAGCCGCCGTCCTTCGAGACGCTCGGCCTCGTCCCGTTCCAGATCAACCCGCACTACCTGGACCCGGACCCGGCCAGCACCCACAAGGGCGAGACCCGCGAGGAGCGGCTCACCGAATTCCTGGAGGAGAACGACGTACCGGTGCTCGGCCTGCGCGAGGGATCGTGGCTGCGGGTCGACGGGCGCCAGGCGCGGGTGCAGGGCGCCCGCCCCGCCCGGCTGTTCACCCGCGGCGCGCAGCCGCAGGAGCTCCCGGCGGGGTCGGACGTCTCTCATCTGCTCACGACGACACCGCGGTTCGACGCTCCGGTGCGCTGA
- a CDS encoding MFS transporter, with protein sequence MPQTTNGQHTGELPDPRPRRAGGGVVPVLAFAGITVAVMQTLLVPVIKDLPALLHTDPSNATWVMTATLLAGAVSTPIMGRLGDLYGKRRMLLASLAVMVAGSLICASTDDLVIMIVGRALQGFAMGAIPLGIGIMRDELPPERLGSAMALMSSSIGVGGGLALPAAALVAQHSDWHTLFLGAAGLGVLSMALTVLVVPEPTLRAPGRFDLVGALGLSLGLVCLLLPITKGSDWGWTSGSTLGLIGASLAILVLWGLFELRSPAPLVDLRTTARREVLLTNLASIMVGVAFYAVSLVLPQLLQLPASTGYGLGQSMVVAGLCVAPLGLTMMLVAPLYARLSARRGPKVSLMLGMLVIAIGYGAGLGLMSAAWQTVVIAVMLGAGIGLAYSSLPALIIGAVDPSETGAANGLNTLMRSIGTSVSSAVIGMVLANTSVRSGGAVLPSMEGFRISFLIATGAVVIGLVLASFLPSRREAMRPALLASSAGDAQDPAPVPGTSRPVAGSGGFRGRVLDGGGAPVVRANVTLIDHRGRQAGLTVTDEDGHYALAAPHGGDFVLAGSATGYTPSARPAAYPGDGLPVDADLVLGVSAPERRTAVSS encoded by the coding sequence ATGCCACAGACGACGAACGGACAGCACACCGGGGAACTCCCCGATCCGAGGCCGCGCAGGGCGGGTGGCGGGGTCGTCCCCGTGCTCGCCTTCGCGGGCATCACCGTCGCGGTGATGCAGACCCTGCTCGTCCCCGTCATCAAGGACCTGCCCGCCCTTCTCCACACCGACCCGTCGAACGCCACCTGGGTGATGACCGCGACGCTGCTCGCGGGGGCCGTCTCCACCCCGATCATGGGGCGGCTCGGTGACCTCTACGGCAAGCGGAGGATGCTGCTCGCCAGCCTCGCCGTGATGGTGGCCGGCTCATTGATATGCGCCTCCACCGACGACCTCGTGATCATGATCGTGGGACGCGCGCTCCAGGGCTTCGCCATGGGCGCCATCCCGCTGGGCATCGGCATCATGCGCGACGAGCTGCCGCCCGAGCGGCTCGGCTCGGCGATGGCGCTGATGAGCTCCTCGATCGGGGTCGGCGGCGGCCTGGCGCTGCCCGCCGCCGCGCTGGTCGCCCAGCACTCCGACTGGCACACCCTGTTCCTCGGCGCGGCCGGTCTCGGTGTGCTGTCGATGGCGCTCACCGTCCTGGTCGTGCCGGAGCCCACGCTGCGCGCGCCCGGCCGGTTCGACCTCGTCGGCGCGCTGGGGCTGTCGCTCGGCCTGGTCTGCCTGTTGCTGCCCATCACCAAGGGCAGCGACTGGGGCTGGACCTCGGGCAGCACCCTCGGGCTGATCGGCGCCTCGCTGGCGATCCTCGTCCTGTGGGGCCTGTTCGAGCTGCGCAGCCCGGCCCCGCTGGTCGATCTGCGGACCACGGCCCGGCGCGAGGTGCTGCTCACCAACCTCGCCTCGATCATGGTCGGGGTCGCCTTCTACGCCGTCTCACTGGTCCTGCCGCAGCTGCTCCAGCTGCCGGCGTCGACGGGGTACGGCCTCGGGCAGTCGATGGTGGTCGCGGGGCTGTGCGTGGCGCCGCTCGGCCTGACGATGATGCTCGTCGCCCCGCTGTACGCCCGGCTGTCCGCCCGCCGGGGCCCCAAGGTCTCGCTGATGCTCGGCATGCTGGTCATCGCGATCGGTTACGGGGCCGGGCTCGGGCTGATGAGCGCCGCCTGGCAGACGGTGGTGATCGCGGTGATGCTCGGCGCCGGCATCGGGCTCGCCTACTCCTCGCTGCCCGCGCTGATCATCGGGGCCGTCGATCCGTCGGAGACGGGTGCCGCCAACGGCCTGAACACCCTGATGCGGTCGATCGGTACGTCGGTGTCGAGCGCCGTGATCGGCATGGTGCTGGCCAACACCTCGGTGCGCAGCGGCGGGGCGGTGCTGCCCTCGATGGAGGGGTTCCGCATCTCGTTCCTGATCGCGACGGGTGCGGTGGTGATCGGGCTGGTGCTGGCCTCGTTCCTGCCGTCGCGGCGCGAGGCGATGCGCCCGGCGCTGCTGGCGAGCAGCGCCGGGGACGCCCAGGACCCGGCCCCGGTACCGGGCACCTCCCGCCCTGTCGCCGGTTCGGGCGGCTTCCGCGGCCGGGTGCTGGACGGGGGCGGCGCCCCGGTGGTCCGCGCCAACGTCACGCTGATCGACCACCGGGGCCGGCAGGCCGGTCTCACCGTGACGGACGAGGACGGCCACTACGCGCTGGCCGCGCCGCACGGCGGCGACTTCGTGCTGGCCGGGTCCGCGACCGGGTACACGCCGAGCGCCCGCCCGGCCGCGTACCCGGGCGACGGCCTGCCCGTCGACGCCGATCTGGTGCTGGGTGTCAGCGCACCGGAGCGTCGAACCGCGGTGTCGTCGTGA